The Candidatus Aramenus sp. CH1 genome includes a window with the following:
- a CDS encoding peroxiredoxin, producing MEIGQEAPDFEAESNQGTLKLSSLRGKKVVLYFYPKSFTPGCTRELQRFTELYSEFKQNNAEVIGVSVDSVSTQKRFAEKYNSPFPLVSDKEKKVATIYGVLNEKGTSAQRVTFVIDENGKVVAVLRNLKKAEEHADRALEIIKGKA from the coding sequence ATAGAAATAGGCCAAGAGGCTCCGGACTTCGAGGCGGAGAGCAACCAAGGCACACTCAAACTCTCTTCACTAAGGGGAAAGAAAGTAGTCTTGTACTTCTACCCCAAGTCCTTTACGCCCGGTTGCACTAGGGAACTGCAGAGATTTACGGAGCTCTACAGCGAGTTCAAGCAGAACAACGCTGAAGTAATAGGGGTGAGCGTCGACTCGGTGTCGACGCAGAAGAGGTTCGCCGAGAAGTACAACTCCCCCTTCCCCCTGGTGTCGGACAAGGAAAAGAAAGTTGCAACCATCTACGGGGTGTTAAACGAGAAGGGCACAAGCGCCCAGAGGGTCACCTTCGTAATAGACGAGAACGGGAAAGTCGTAGCAGTGCTGAGGAACTTGAAGAAGGCGGAGGAGCACGCGGACAGGGCGCTAGAGATAATCAAGGGAAAGGCCTAA
- a CDS encoding NAD(P)H-hydrate dehydratase has protein sequence MITSLEMRALEVNSEALGVPTLLLMENAGRSVKDEVAMALGDVKGKTVYAFVGHGGKGGDALVAVRHLVGEGARAVVFLLGENKHRDAAFNLSAIREMDYSIRLVEIKDVEQLAPVEGDVLIDGMLGTGFSGKPREPFRTAINVFNRSKGFKVSIDVPSGIDSDTGEAPGEFVVPDLVVTFHDLKPGLARRGFNIVVKGIGIPPEAYVYVGPGDLLTRVKKRDMKSKKGAGGRVLIIGGSKTYSGAPLLSALASLKTGADLVYVASPVNTANIVASYSPDLIAIKLKGENVNPGNLEELKPWIDKVNVVVIGPGMGLEEETVEASKAIVEYLKERGMKTVVDADALKAIKGTRLTKDFVITPHAGEFKIFFGEEPSQDPRERIAQAEARAKDCNCVVLLKGYFDVITDGERTKLNKTGNPGMTVGGTGDTLTGIVATLMAQGVEPFYAAALGAFVNGLAGSLVYSRVGNHFTPTELVAEIPTVLQNPVEAFKKKAYVRVLD, from the coding sequence ATGATAACCTCCCTGGAAATGAGAGCTCTCGAGGTCAACAGCGAAGCCCTTGGCGTGCCGACTTTGCTCCTCATGGAGAACGCGGGCCGGTCAGTAAAGGACGAGGTAGCGATGGCCTTAGGGGACGTAAAGGGAAAGACCGTGTACGCGTTTGTGGGCCACGGAGGGAAAGGAGGGGACGCCCTAGTAGCGGTAAGGCACCTCGTGGGAGAGGGGGCAAGAGCAGTTGTCTTCTTGCTAGGGGAGAACAAGCACAGGGACGCAGCGTTCAACCTCTCTGCAATAAGGGAGATGGACTACTCGATTAGGCTCGTTGAGATAAAGGACGTGGAGCAATTGGCTCCGGTAGAGGGGGACGTCCTAATAGACGGGATGTTGGGGACAGGCTTCTCTGGTAAGCCCAGGGAGCCCTTTAGGACTGCGATAAATGTGTTCAACAGGAGCAAGGGGTTTAAGGTGTCAATAGACGTTCCCTCAGGGATCGACAGCGACACTGGAGAGGCCCCTGGTGAGTTCGTGGTTCCAGACTTGGTGGTTACTTTCCACGACCTAAAGCCAGGTTTGGCGAGAAGGGGCTTCAATATCGTGGTCAAGGGTATAGGGATACCTCCGGAGGCCTATGTATACGTAGGCCCTGGAGACTTGCTCACCAGGGTAAAGAAGAGGGACATGAAGAGCAAGAAGGGAGCTGGGGGAAGGGTGTTAATAATAGGGGGGAGTAAGACCTACAGCGGAGCCCCCTTGCTCTCAGCTCTAGCGTCTCTGAAGACTGGGGCAGATCTGGTATACGTAGCGTCCCCCGTGAACACTGCGAACATCGTAGCGTCTTACTCCCCGGACTTAATAGCTATCAAGCTGAAGGGAGAGAACGTCAACCCAGGGAACTTGGAGGAGCTGAAACCGTGGATAGACAAAGTGAACGTAGTGGTGATAGGCCCCGGGATGGGCTTGGAGGAGGAGACCGTGGAGGCCTCAAAGGCCATAGTGGAGTACTTAAAGGAAAGGGGAATGAAGACCGTTGTCGACGCCGACGCCCTAAAGGCGATAAAGGGGACGAGGCTCACTAAGGACTTCGTCATAACGCCCCACGCAGGCGAGTTCAAGATATTTTTCGGCGAGGAGCCCTCCCAAGACCCAAGGGAGAGGATCGCCCAAGCTGAGGCGAGGGCTAAGGACTGCAACTGCGTCGTCTTGCTCAAGGGCTACTTTGACGTCATAACTGACGGCGAGAGGACGAAGTTAAACAAGACCGGAAACCCGGGCATGACGGTCGGGGGGACGGGCGACACGCTCACGGGAATAGTTGCTACCCTAATGGCCCAAGGGGTAGAGCCATTTTACGCCGCAGCCCTAGGCGCCTTCGTCAACGGTCTGGCAGGGTCGTTAGTCTACTCCAGGGTGGGGAACCACTTCACCCCAACTGAGCTAGTAGCTGAGATACCCACAGTCCTGCAGAACCCAGTGGAGGCGTTTAAAAAGAAGGCGTACGTCAGGGTCTTGGATTAG
- a CDS encoding rubrerythrin, whose amino-acid sequence MALGKETEMGLKELFKANAEDYMLLTLLANKLERMGKVEEAKILKEKALVELAHASGIFEKLLTNYDVSGALEQFAKEEGEEHVSEYNNVAMKAKAEGHADVEAMLCAYAEQEKGIAEATAKVVAMLKSFAKEEGEEHVSEYNNVAMKAKAEGHADIEAMLCAYAEQEKGIAEAVSKAAKAL is encoded by the coding sequence ATGGCCCTCGGAAAGGAAACCGAAATGGGATTAAAGGAACTATTTAAGGCAAACGCAGAGGACTACATGTTGTTAACCCTTCTCGCCAATAAGCTGGAGAGAATGGGAAAGGTAGAGGAGGCCAAGATACTTAAGGAGAAGGCACTCGTGGAGTTAGCCCACGCCTCCGGGATTTTCGAGAAGCTACTGACCAACTACGACGTAAGTGGGGCGCTAGAGCAGTTTGCAAAGGAGGAGGGTGAGGAGCACGTGAGCGAGTACAACAACGTTGCCATGAAGGCTAAGGCTGAGGGACACGCAGACGTGGAAGCCATGCTATGCGCCTACGCCGAACAGGAGAAGGGCATCGCTGAGGCTACCGCCAAGGTCGTGGCAATGCTCAAGAGCTTCGCCAAGGAGGAGGGTGAGGAGCACGTGAGCGAGTACAACAACGTTGCCATGAAGGCTAAGGCTGAGGGACACGCAGACATAGAGGCTATGCTGTGTGCGTACGCTGAGCAAGAAAAGGGAATAGCTGAGGCAGTGAGCAAAGCCGCCAAGGCACTTTAA
- a CDS encoding ATP-binding protein produces the protein MEQIVGYVIGTSTTQQATMLAKQAVRLGRYVTLEYDGQKVLGLITSVTRGSPLINDSLDDVEILDDIIYVQKVPRFIRAEIKLLYDLTSKSLPQVPPPPGTQVRFSQENELQSLFSEGEIEIGKLIGTNVAVKIKVNSLARHLAILAATGSGKSNTVAVLTQRISEIGGSVLIFDYHGEYYNSDIKNLNPIEPKLNPRYLSPREFATLLEIPRNATIQYRILRKAFTEYLKDLENSFNSGQVDLSKLNETFVADLESRIEKSLEESSRKNKDSAEEVENKLEEFFERYSNVIDLTAPDITSRIRSRSVNVVDISHLDEDSMDAIVSHYLRRVLDSRKSYKRTGNGLRFPVILVIEEAHVFISKTENTLTKAWAGKIAREGRKFGVSMVIVSQRPKGLDDTILSQMTNKIILKIVEPNDKKYVLESSDNLSEDLVSQLSSLDVGEAIVIGNLVRIPSFVKIDKFEGKLGGSDPDMIGEWRKEEEENNVRSSVADFG, from the coding sequence ATGGAGCAAATAGTTGGATACGTAATAGGCACTTCCACTACCCAACAAGCGACAATGCTGGCAAAGCAGGCAGTGAGACTAGGGAGGTACGTAACCCTGGAGTACGACGGGCAAAAAGTGTTGGGGCTCATAACCTCAGTGACTAGGGGGAGCCCTCTCATCAACGACAGCTTAGACGACGTGGAGATCTTGGACGACATCATATACGTCCAGAAGGTACCTAGGTTCATAAGGGCTGAAATAAAGTTGCTTTACGACCTTACCTCTAAGTCTCTCCCCCAAGTGCCCCCTCCTCCCGGGACTCAGGTTAGATTTTCCCAGGAGAACGAGCTCCAGTCGCTCTTCTCCGAGGGCGAAATCGAGATAGGCAAGCTAATAGGCACAAATGTTGCTGTTAAGATCAAGGTAAATTCCCTAGCAAGGCACTTAGCCATCCTGGCGGCCACTGGGAGCGGAAAGTCAAACACAGTGGCGGTGCTGACTCAGAGGATTTCAGAAATTGGAGGATCAGTATTAATATTTGACTATCACGGCGAGTATTACAATAGCGATATAAAGAATTTAAATCCTATTGAACCAAAATTAAATCCTAGATATCTATCTCCCAGAGAATTTGCAACACTTTTAGAAATACCTAGGAATGCAACTATACAATATAGGATTTTAAGGAAGGCATTCACGGAGTACTTGAAGGACCTGGAGAACAGCTTTAACTCTGGGCAAGTTGACCTATCTAAGCTAAACGAGACCTTTGTTGCTGACCTAGAGAGCAGGATAGAGAAGTCCTTGGAAGAGTCCTCCAGGAAGAACAAGGACTCGGCAGAGGAGGTGGAGAACAAACTAGAAGAGTTCTTTGAAAGGTACTCCAACGTCATAGACTTGACTGCCCCGGACATAACGTCTAGGATAAGGAGCCGCAGCGTAAACGTGGTGGACATAAGCCACCTCGACGAGGACTCGATGGACGCCATAGTCTCCCACTACTTGAGGAGAGTACTTGACAGCAGGAAGAGCTACAAGAGGACTGGAAACGGACTTAGATTCCCCGTCATACTGGTCATAGAGGAAGCTCACGTGTTTATCTCCAAGACGGAGAACACCTTGACGAAGGCTTGGGCTGGGAAGATAGCCAGGGAGGGGAGAAAGTTCGGCGTCAGCATGGTCATCGTGAGCCAAAGACCAAAGGGATTAGACGACACGATCTTGAGTCAGATGACTAACAAGATAATCCTGAAGATAGTTGAGCCTAACGACAAGAAGTACGTCCTTGAGTCCAGCGACAACTTGAGCGAGGACCTCGTGAGTCAGCTCTCCTCCCTCGACGTAGGGGAGGCTATAGTCATAGGCAATCTCGTGAGGATACCCTCGTTCGTGAAAATCGATAAGTTCGAGGGAAAGCTAGGAGGCTCTGATCCAGACATGATTGGGGAGTGGAGGAAAGAGGAAGAGGAGAACAACGTCCGCTCCTCTGTGGCAGACTTTGGGTGA
- a CDS encoding exonuclease SbcCD subunit D: protein MQFLHISDTHLGSRRYNLESREKDVYDTFNNLIEIAIKEHVKAVVHTGDLFDVYNPPTSALKVCVEGLKKLKDKGIPFISIPGDHDTPKKRGEIYTHRLLSETLELLRFLDGENNKFYEATDGNLRVRFYGVRHIPTVARQRLLEILSSLKPEGDRNVLMLHQGLRSKLPYDGAWQLEEGNLPKGFNYYALGHFHTRFKERLPFGTLAIAGSPEIIREEEIEGYQKYGKGGYLVDMSKDEATTQDVNVKIRPQEVVTINTNTLDLDVQNLIRKYQGYQRFRPILHIVLEGERVGTRALYEKLSALNRVAEFYRIYKDNTKDSNEKKIEVPTGSTVNQVISSFLKSRGYTEEEVSQIIELINNYDSDSVGDILERIGGLK from the coding sequence GTGCAGTTCCTCCACATCTCAGATACCCACTTGGGTTCTAGGAGGTATAACTTGGAGTCCAGAGAAAAGGACGTCTACGATACGTTCAACAACTTGATCGAAATCGCCATCAAGGAACACGTCAAGGCAGTAGTGCACACAGGGGACTTGTTCGACGTCTACAATCCTCCCACCAGCGCGTTGAAGGTGTGCGTGGAGGGGCTGAAGAAGCTGAAGGACAAGGGGATACCCTTCATCTCTATACCCGGGGACCACGACACGCCAAAGAAGAGGGGAGAGATCTACACCCACAGGCTCTTGAGCGAGACCCTCGAGCTCCTCCGCTTCCTAGACGGGGAGAACAACAAGTTCTACGAGGCCACAGACGGCAACTTGAGGGTTAGATTCTACGGGGTGAGGCACATACCCACGGTCGCGAGGCAGAGGCTCCTCGAGATCCTCTCATCCCTCAAGCCCGAGGGGGACAGGAACGTGCTAATGCTCCACCAAGGGCTTAGGAGTAAGCTACCCTACGACGGGGCGTGGCAGTTAGAGGAGGGAAACCTACCCAAGGGCTTCAACTACTACGCCCTAGGCCACTTCCACACTAGGTTTAAGGAGAGGTTGCCGTTTGGCACCTTGGCGATAGCCGGGTCTCCAGAGATCATAAGGGAGGAGGAAATAGAGGGCTACCAGAAATACGGGAAGGGAGGCTACCTTGTAGACATGTCGAAGGACGAAGCTACGACCCAGGACGTAAACGTGAAGATAAGGCCCCAGGAGGTGGTGACAATCAACACTAACACCCTTGATTTGGACGTCCAGAACTTAATCAGGAAGTACCAAGGGTACCAGAGGTTCAGGCCAATCCTCCACATTGTCCTAGAGGGAGAGAGGGTGGGTACTAGAGCCCTTTACGAGAAGCTTTCCGCGCTGAACAGAGTGGCGGAGTTCTACAGGATATACAAGGACAACACCAAGGACAGCAACGAGAAGAAGATCGAGGTTCCAACCGGCTCCACAGTAAACCAGGTCATATCTAGTTTCTTGAAGTCAAGGGGCTACACCGAGGAGGAGGTCAGCCAAATCATAGAGTTGATAAACAACTACGACTCCGACTCGGTAGGCGACATCCTGGAAAGGATAGGCGGTCTAAAGTGA
- a CDS encoding AAA family ATPase translates to MRIDRIDLKNFLSHSESSVNFKGRINVLIGHNGAGKSSIIDGIVFALFRESSRGNANKNLVRMGNRSASVRLTLANGNQIIIERHLPDSGSDLLIVGSVPRARGAEKVTEEVQKIINIDEEVLLSTLIVRQGEIESIFEDLTNVLKKVMKIENLEKLTEASGPIYFKMKEIQGKLEQIQTFEKEYTDTSRKLDDLIREKSKIEEELEELRKSEETLNGQLQEAQRSLDDAQRKRDEYLLLVSRRNQLTRDKKEVEDRLSQLAGAEEKKSAIEERIRELEKYEEARGLLDQLREVEKDIVRIGQSLEKAMKERDAIKDKLRRKEELYPDYLSYVANKEELESIEEKEREYNGLKATYKNIQEEISRIDKALSSLKVIDTSKIEDEIRKVEDEISELNSRKGKLTAQLDEAKKILSGLEQVKGGQCPVCRRQLDESHRLSLIQEAKSVIKSSKEELDNVSRRLSELAKRKEDLRRQLSNANQNNSRYNTLAEKKTELEKQLADVQSRLEELKKVHEEYVKLKDILNKLEPAYKEYLTLSKVNEEDLKEKEEEICKLNRQMEEKQTKKNEIMNKLTEMDLESIEEKLRELEELKKRLNDVLQKLGERSSLEMRLNDIQKSLEEIGKKIAELNFSEEEYQEAKRKVEELRNKLLDTSNKIAEYNGRLNQIRKDIEEKEKRLKELEALIDQKPRLEKALKKLAKLREDLGEKGLQSYIISAVKSKIENNLNEITSMFNLAFTRVSLEFNTSTRGQKIKASLSAYDNYGREYAVDMLSGGEKISIALALRLAIAKSLMDSLGFIILDEPTVHLDEERRKELMNVIRGALDVVPQIIVVTHDDEILEIGDYIIRVEKRGSESKVTEEVPGND, encoded by the coding sequence GTGAGGATAGACAGGATAGACCTTAAGAACTTCCTGAGCCACAGCGAAAGTTCGGTCAATTTCAAGGGGAGAATAAACGTCCTAATTGGCCACAACGGGGCGGGAAAGAGCTCCATAATCGACGGCATCGTTTTCGCCCTCTTCAGGGAGAGCAGTAGGGGCAACGCCAACAAGAACCTAGTGAGGATGGGCAATAGGTCGGCTTCGGTCAGGCTGACCCTCGCCAACGGTAACCAGATCATTATAGAGAGGCACTTGCCAGACTCCGGTAGCGACCTACTTATAGTCGGTTCCGTGCCTAGGGCCAGGGGAGCGGAAAAGGTAACCGAGGAGGTGCAGAAGATCATTAACATAGACGAGGAGGTGCTGCTCTCCACCCTGATAGTGAGACAAGGGGAGATAGAGTCCATATTTGAGGACTTAACGAACGTGCTGAAGAAGGTAATGAAGATTGAAAACTTGGAGAAGTTGACCGAGGCCTCTGGCCCAATATATTTCAAGATGAAGGAAATCCAGGGTAAGTTGGAGCAAATCCAAACCTTTGAGAAGGAATACACTGACACAAGCAGGAAACTAGATGATTTAATTAGAGAAAAGAGCAAAATTGAAGAAGAACTAGAAGAACTTAGAAAATCTGAAGAGACCTTAAACGGGCAACTACAGGAGGCTCAAAGGTCGTTAGATGACGCCCAGAGGAAAAGGGACGAGTACTTACTCTTAGTCAGCAGGAGGAACCAGCTGACAAGGGACAAGAAGGAGGTTGAGGATCGTCTCTCACAGCTAGCGGGGGCAGAAGAGAAAAAGAGCGCGATAGAGGAGAGGATAAGGGAACTGGAGAAATACGAGGAAGCAAGGGGCCTTTTAGACCAGTTAAGGGAAGTAGAAAAGGACATCGTTAGAATAGGGCAGAGCCTAGAGAAGGCCATGAAGGAGAGGGACGCCATTAAGGACAAGCTAAGGAGGAAGGAGGAACTCTACCCGGACTACTTAAGCTACGTTGCCAACAAAGAGGAACTTGAGTCCATTGAGGAAAAGGAGAGGGAATACAACGGCCTCAAAGCCACATACAAGAACATCCAAGAGGAGATCTCGAGGATAGACAAGGCCTTGAGTTCGCTCAAGGTGATCGACACAAGCAAAATAGAGGACGAGATACGTAAGGTTGAGGACGAGATAAGCGAGCTAAACAGCAGGAAGGGGAAGCTCACGGCACAGCTGGACGAAGCAAAAAAGATCTTGAGTGGCTTAGAGCAGGTAAAGGGGGGACAGTGCCCGGTCTGTAGGAGGCAACTGGACGAGTCGCACAGGTTAAGCCTAATCCAGGAGGCAAAGAGCGTTATTAAGTCGTCTAAAGAAGAGTTGGACAACGTGTCCAGGAGGCTAAGCGAACTTGCCAAGAGAAAGGAAGACTTGAGGAGACAGCTCAGTAACGCCAACCAAAACAACTCCAGGTACAACACGTTAGCGGAGAAAAAGACAGAGCTAGAAAAGCAACTCGCAGATGTGCAATCGAGGCTAGAGGAGCTAAAAAAGGTACACGAAGAGTACGTTAAGCTCAAGGACATCCTAAACAAACTGGAGCCTGCATATAAGGAATATCTAACCTTAAGCAAAGTTAACGAAGAGGATCTTAAGGAAAAGGAAGAAGAGATATGCAAGTTAAACCGGCAGATGGAGGAGAAACAGACCAAGAAAAATGAGATAATGAACAAACTGACTGAAATGGACCTGGAGTCCATTGAGGAGAAGTTGAGGGAACTTGAGGAATTGAAGAAGAGGCTAAACGACGTGCTACAGAAGTTGGGCGAGAGGTCATCGCTCGAGATGAGACTAAACGACATACAAAAGAGCCTAGAGGAGATTGGGAAGAAGATCGCCGAGTTAAACTTCTCGGAGGAAGAGTACCAAGAGGCTAAGAGAAAGGTGGAAGAGCTTCGCAATAAGTTACTGGATACCTCTAACAAGATAGCTGAGTACAATGGCAGGCTTAACCAAATAAGGAAGGACATAGAGGAGAAGGAGAAGAGGCTAAAGGAGCTAGAGGCTTTGATAGACCAGAAACCCAGGCTAGAGAAGGCGTTAAAGAAGCTCGCCAAGCTGAGGGAAGACCTAGGCGAGAAGGGGCTTCAAAGTTACATCATCTCCGCAGTAAAGAGCAAGATAGAGAACAACTTGAACGAGATAACCTCAATGTTTAACCTGGCGTTCACAAGGGTGTCCTTGGAATTCAATACCTCGACCAGGGGGCAAAAGATCAAGGCTAGCTTGTCCGCTTACGACAATTACGGTAGGGAGTACGCCGTGGACATGTTGAGCGGAGGAGAGAAGATATCCATTGCCCTAGCTCTAAGGCTGGCAATTGCCAAGTCCCTCATGGACTCCCTGGGGTTCATAATCCTAGACGAGCCCACAGTCCACCTAGACGAGGAGAGGAGGAAGGAGCTCATGAACGTCATTAGGGGTGCCCTAGACGTAGTTCCTCAAATAATAGTAGTCACACACGACGACGAGATCCTCGAGATAGGCGACTACATCATTAGGGTAGAGAAAAGGGGTTCAGAGAGCAAGGTAACCGAGGAGGTGCCGGGAAACGATTGA
- a CDS encoding DNA double-strand break repair nuclease NurA, giving the protein MRKRWISYTPNKSLKRYLAIDGGEYVKELRVGTIYVVNAEALLSEGMETKPVDKFSKVGVFRPANYAKERVSELMATAEVKLALKNGERADLILMDGSFSKKLGNANGMESRLDFNVDGIASLSLKDENEMYRSLVVEKQVVISRLLNTYGSKALWISKTSRNMDMFHRGLPDIVVLETFTEEVGYTSPECKGVDVTKLAYHPEVNLQSFVVCRSFIRLKRASKVLKLDVVSKLPIDEAFVRKVIDDLSAVAVKGYPYPLLKVHFDVKIKKGDRERITRMLGLHKPGVDWWPNQFF; this is encoded by the coding sequence GTGAGGAAGAGGTGGATCTCCTACACTCCCAACAAATCCCTGAAGAGGTACTTGGCAATAGATGGAGGGGAATACGTCAAGGAATTGAGGGTAGGAACAATTTACGTGGTGAACGCAGAGGCCCTCTTAAGTGAGGGCATGGAAACCAAGCCAGTGGACAAGTTCAGCAAGGTTGGGGTGTTTAGGCCAGCCAACTACGCCAAGGAGAGGGTCTCTGAGCTCATGGCCACTGCGGAAGTCAAGCTGGCGCTCAAAAACGGGGAGAGGGCAGACCTAATCCTCATGGACGGTAGCTTCTCCAAGAAGCTCGGGAACGCAAACGGTATGGAGAGCAGGCTGGACTTCAACGTCGACGGGATAGCGTCACTCTCGCTAAAGGACGAGAACGAGATGTACAGATCCCTCGTGGTGGAGAAGCAAGTGGTTATATCTAGGCTACTCAATACTTACGGTAGTAAGGCGCTGTGGATCTCCAAGACCAGCAGGAACATGGACATGTTTCACAGGGGTCTCCCGGACATAGTAGTCTTGGAGACCTTCACGGAGGAGGTGGGCTATACGAGCCCCGAATGCAAGGGGGTAGACGTGACAAAGCTAGCTTACCACCCCGAGGTGAACCTCCAGAGCTTCGTCGTGTGCAGGTCCTTTATAAGGCTAAAGAGGGCGAGCAAGGTATTGAAGCTTGACGTGGTGTCGAAGCTCCCTATAGACGAGGCGTTTGTAAGGAAGGTGATAGACGACCTATCTGCCGTGGCGGTGAAGGGCTATCCTTATCCGCTCTTGAAGGTCCACTTTGACGTGAAGATCAAGAAGGGGGACAGGGAGAGGATTACTAGGATGCTAGGCCTGCACAAGCCGGGGGTAGACTGGTGGCCAAACCAGTTCTTCTAG
- a CDS encoding cation diffusion facilitator family transporter, producing MDKGLIAFWASFAILVLVFLITNNVIALSEAIHSLFDALVVSLSIYAYRAINGKNYTYGVHRLEVLSALVNTSVVVVGSVISVALSLIYLEFHVEEKELPVILSSFAIALFLMLATGHEDRGVKLHAVSDVVSYVIGGVGALAVLLLGLGDLANLVVALAVVLTVFILNYKDLRDSFYVLMERSPVDVDEVVERVKTVFPGVHHVHVWAVCEHTKLATLHVRENPNITLRELDEKRRKIEEMLKEYNITHVTIQFESEKED from the coding sequence ATGGACAAAGGGCTAATAGCGTTCTGGGCCTCCTTTGCTATACTTGTCCTAGTGTTCCTAATAACCAATAACGTGATAGCCCTTTCAGAGGCTATCCATTCCCTTTTCGACGCCCTCGTAGTGAGCTTGTCCATTTACGCCTATAGAGCGATTAACGGTAAGAACTACACCTACGGAGTACACAGGCTGGAGGTTCTATCCGCTTTGGTCAACACTTCGGTAGTGGTTGTGGGGAGCGTTATATCGGTAGCCCTGTCCTTAATATACTTGGAATTTCACGTTGAGGAAAAGGAGCTCCCCGTTATCCTGTCGTCGTTTGCCATCGCGCTGTTCCTTATGCTGGCTACAGGTCACGAGGACAGGGGAGTGAAGCTACACGCCGTTTCAGACGTAGTAAGTTACGTAATAGGGGGAGTAGGTGCGCTGGCTGTACTCCTCTTAGGACTGGGTGACTTGGCTAACTTGGTAGTGGCCTTAGCAGTTGTGTTGACCGTCTTCATACTTAACTATAAGGACCTCAGGGACTCCTTTTACGTACTGATGGAGAGGTCGCCAGTTGACGTTGATGAAGTCGTGGAGAGAGTTAAGACGGTGTTTCCCGGTGTCCATCACGTCCACGTCTGGGCCGTATGCGAGCACACCAAGTTGGCAACTCTTCACGTGAGGGAGAACCCCAACATCACGCTGAGGGAACTGGACGAGAAGAGAAGGAAAATCGAGGAGATGCTCAAGGAGTACAACATCACTCACGTAACTATACAGTTCGAATCAGAAAAGGAGGACTAG
- a CDS encoding class I SAM-dependent methyltransferase: MEIFNNPRQYREWYLTHKKIYDTEKKAVEALGLKDCLDIGSGPSIFHEAIKGRVISLDISELMLKEGKEDEDKILADALHLPIRDNSLNCIFISVTVCFINDVDALLKEVARVSCSVNVCIVAADSPWGEFYQELGKRGHKYYSRAHFITRNELIKVVSKYFKVVKIVSTLTFSPLEDERDEEPLVDDASGAFFCVKGIKA; this comes from the coding sequence ATGGAGATTTTCAACAACCCGCGTCAATATAGGGAGTGGTATTTAACTCACAAGAAAATATACGACACGGAGAAGAAGGCGGTAGAGGCTCTAGGACTGAAGGACTGTCTAGACATAGGGTCCGGGCCGTCAATTTTTCACGAGGCGATAAAGGGGAGGGTGATATCCCTTGATATCTCAGAGCTGATGCTGAAGGAAGGAAAAGAGGACGAGGACAAGATACTGGCAGACGCTTTACATCTGCCCATAAGGGACAACTCGCTAAATTGTATTTTCATTTCAGTTACCGTGTGTTTCATTAACGACGTAGACGCCTTGCTTAAGGAGGTTGCGAGGGTGTCCTGCTCTGTCAACGTGTGCATAGTGGCTGCAGATTCCCCTTGGGGGGAGTTTTACCAGGAGCTAGGTAAAAGGGGTCACAAGTACTACTCTAGGGCACATTTCATTACGAGGAATGAACTGATCAAAGTCGTCAGCAAGTACTTTAAAGTGGTGAAAATCGTGTCCACTCTGACGTTTTCGCCACTTGAGGACGAGAGGGACGAGGAGCCCCTAGTTGACGACGCTTCCGGAGCGTTCTTTTGTGTGAAAGGAATAAAAGCCTAG